The Sporichthyaceae bacterium genome includes a region encoding these proteins:
- a CDS encoding acyl-CoA thioesterase, with protein MKHRSEILLRWGDMDSMAHINNIAWTAYLQEARVDMFRSRLRGTAAQSLLGALVVAKIRVRFLRPMLASTQPLVAHTWISAARAASLTVECELGDDPADPYCTGTTTLAAFDFAADRLRRLTDAEREALSEFTVTARIDP; from the coding sequence ATGAAACACCGCAGCGAGATCCTCCTCCGGTGGGGCGACATGGATTCCATGGCGCACATCAACAACATCGCCTGGACCGCCTACCTGCAGGAGGCCCGGGTAGACATGTTCCGCAGCCGGCTGCGCGGCACCGCGGCGCAGAGCCTGCTCGGCGCGCTGGTGGTGGCCAAGATCCGGGTTCGCTTCCTGCGCCCGATGCTGGCCAGCACCCAGCCGTTGGTCGCGCACACCTGGATCAGCGCGGCGCGCGCGGCCAGTCTCACCGTGGAGTGCGAACTCGGCGACGACCCGGCGGACCCGTACTGCACCGGGACCACCACGCTGGCCGCGTTCGACTTCGCCGCCGACCGGCTACGTCGGCTCACCGACGCGGAACGGGAGGCGTTGTCGGAGTTCACCGTCACCGCCAGAATTGACCCATGA
- a CDS encoding thioesterase family protein translates to MVDPHVTTCQVRWIDIDAYKHVNNTVFLRYLEQARLELFGHVPAVAGQPPPTGPDAEPTDSFVIAELEATYKRPLLLRPKPVYVHSWTTHLGNSSFHLTHALVDDQHEYLVGVARMVCINRESTRPRPLRAHEREILERYRMDPTARR, encoded by the coding sequence GTGGTCGACCCACATGTGACGACATGTCAGGTCCGGTGGATCGACATCGACGCCTATAAGCACGTGAACAACACGGTGTTCCTGCGCTACCTGGAACAGGCACGCCTGGAGCTGTTCGGCCACGTCCCGGCGGTGGCCGGGCAGCCACCGCCGACCGGCCCGGACGCCGAGCCCACCGACAGTTTCGTGATCGCCGAGTTGGAGGCGACCTACAAGCGCCCCCTGCTGCTGCGGCCGAAGCCGGTGTATGTGCACTCCTGGACCACGCACCTGGGCAACAGCTCGTTCCATCTCACCCACGCATTGGTCGACGACCAACACGAGTACCTGGTGGGCGTCGCCCGAATGGTCTGCATCAACCGGGAGAGCACCCGACCGCGACCACTGCGGGCGCACGAGCGGGAGATCCTGGAGCGGTACCGGATGGACCCGACGGCGCGCCGATGA
- a CDS encoding nuclear transport factor 2 family protein, whose protein sequence is MTAAELKKNTAIVLEYFSALNDRDLDRAVKCWVPSGGVEAAPGNRNLPVPAGIVAFFSPLFGAMGEWKLEVIETTAQENRVVVHWRAFAGFTGPGDFDGFLPTGARGEVTGLDQLTVKDGLIVRNDAYFDGMELGRALGLMPAVGSRQEKGMKLMVNLQTRAKELLKKRK, encoded by the coding sequence ATGACTGCAGCCGAGCTGAAAAAGAACACCGCGATCGTCCTGGAGTACTTCTCGGCGCTGAACGACCGGGATCTGGACCGTGCCGTCAAGTGCTGGGTGCCCAGCGGCGGCGTGGAGGCCGCGCCGGGCAACCGCAACCTTCCGGTGCCGGCCGGCATCGTCGCCTTCTTCTCCCCGCTGTTCGGCGCGATGGGGGAATGGAAACTCGAGGTCATCGAGACCACCGCGCAGGAGAACCGGGTCGTCGTGCACTGGCGCGCCTTCGCCGGGTTCACCGGGCCGGGCGATTTCGACGGCTTCCTGCCCACCGGCGCCCGCGGCGAGGTCACCGGTCTGGACCAGCTGACCGTGAAGGACGGCCTGATCGTCCGCAACGACGCCTACTTCGATGGCATGGAGCTCGGCCGCGCGCTCGGCCTGATGCCGGCGGTCGGCAGCAGGCAGGAGAAGGGCATGAAGCTCATGGTCAACCTGCAGACCAGGGCCAAGGAGCTGTTGAAGAAGCGCAAGTGA